A window of the Miscanthus floridulus cultivar M001 chromosome 14, ASM1932011v1, whole genome shotgun sequence genome harbors these coding sequences:
- the LOC136502940 gene encoding uncharacterized protein, giving the protein MVRTVDELIDPSTEKWDFELLSQTFWEDDVQIIRTIPVHTDMDDVVGWHLFWEDDVQIIRTIPVHTDMDDVVGWHFDTKGCFSVKSAYKTDSRLLSENRQKRRWQKPKTGELKLNTDGAFNSDKHDGGWGFVLRDDQGQVVSSGARREDFLLEAFQAELLGCLEGLQEVARMGISRINLEVDVALVKEAILTDDYRLASSGGVITEIKHLIGADFMSCTVSVCKRDGNSVAYALAAYGCNLPSGSYNTWEVPCVVEELVTSNLDGSDE; this is encoded by the exons ATGGTTCGTACTGTTGACGAACTGATTGATCCAAGCACTGAGAAATGGGACTTTGAGCTCTTGAGCCAAACGTTCTGGGAGGATGATGTTCAGATTATCAGAACAATTCCAGTTCACACAGATATGGATGACGTGGTGGGTTGGCATTTGTTCTGGGAGGATGATGTTCAGATTATCAGAACAATTCCAGTTCACACAGATATGGATGACGTGGTGGGTTGGCATTTTGATACAAAGGGTTGCTTCTCTGTGAAGTCAGCTTATAAG ACTGACAGCCGGCTATTGTCGGAAAATCGTCAGAAGCGGAGATGGCAAAAGCCGAAGACTGGTGAGCTCAAGCTGAATACTGATGGTGCTTTTAACAGCGATAAGCATGACGGAGGATGGGGTTTCGTACTCCGTGATGATCAGGGGCAGGTTGTGAGTTCAGGAGCTAGGCGAGAAGATTTCCTCCTTGAGGCTTTTCAAGCAGAGTTGTTGGGCTGCCTCGAAGGCCTTCAGGAAGTAGCAAGGATGGGGATTTCACGCATTAATTTAGAAGTGGATGTTGCCCTGGTGAAAGAAGCAATCCTGACGGATGACTACAGACTAGCCTCCTCTGGTGGCGTGATCACGGAGATCAAGCATCTCATTGGAGCCGATTTCATGTCATGTACTGTTTCCGTTTGTAAACGTGATGGTAATAGTGTTGCGTATGCTCTTGCTGCATATGGTTGTAATCTCCCAAGTGGAAGCTATAACACTTGGGAGGTTCCTTGTGTCGTTGAGGAATTGGTGACCAGCAATTTGGATGGGTCAGATGAGTAA
- the LOC136502863 gene encoding uncharacterized protein — MAAAAGTALLRSVATKMRGMTAAPRDPHCVLLGGRRSAPIGSRRPFSSSSRPSAIDNKDLSQNKNVPGQLHSAKSAPMPTATKFLFLAVIGYSAFFYGWAKPRLEALSDELVALRRERSILIKAVEECQRTHIKARDDSIDPSQAQITQALGQGKESGGRAY; from the exons ATGGCCGCTGCGGCAGGAACCGCGCTCCTTCGATCTGTGGCGACCAAGATGAGGGGGATGACCGCCGCCCCCCGCGATCCGCACTGTGTCTTGCTTGGTGGCCGCCGGTCTGCCCCAATAGGCTCCCGCCGCCCTTTTAGTTCTTCCTCTCGCCCTAGCGCCATCGACAACAAG GATCTCTCTCAGAATAAGAATGTTCCAGGTCAATTGCACAG TGCAAAGTCTGCACCCATGCCAACTGCAACCAAATTTCTTTTCTTGGCTGTTATTGGCTACTCAGCTTTTTTTTACGGTTGGGCGAAACCGAGATTGGAAGCATTGAGCGACGAATTGGTTGCTCTTCGTAGAGAGAGGTCAATCCTGATCAAAGCTGTGGAGGAGTGCCAAAGGACACACATTAAAGCCCGAGATGACTCAATCGATCCTTCTCAAGCCCAAATCACGCAAGCTTTAG GACAAGGTAAGGAGAGTGGTGGACGCGCTTATTAG